The following are encoded together in the Macadamia integrifolia cultivar HAES 741 chromosome 10, SCU_Mint_v3, whole genome shotgun sequence genome:
- the LOC122092318 gene encoding (3S,6E)-nerolidol synthase 1-like — MAFSGSISFPSTTICTQNAIPKDKFTTQVAVRTNLSTTTTTSHPRMSVACKYNEAATIQSLNLFSEPSPDSMDELQIKHVEKCMEARSTLNKLQDPLERMIMIDALQRLGIHYHFEQDIKTLLPNNHGSLSSPTYPFGDHNLHNTALHFRLLRQAGYWVPTDVFSSFKDKKGNFKVELREDIRGMMSLYEASHLGLKGEEILDEAHDYARMYLLGSLVNLPSNLARAVKDTLENPYHMSLARFQSKRYLCSFHGTYGWMGLLQQLWKIDFNLVQSIHRHELLQIFKWWRKLGLSQELNFARNQPLKCYMWPMMVLPDPKFSELRIKMTKIISRVYLIDDIFDVQGTLDELVLFTKAINRWAAIEGLPNYMKMSFKVLNEITNEITDKVLREHGWSPVNSLRNAWGSLCDAFLVEAKWFASKQQVPKAKDYLENGVVSSGVHVALLHGFFLLGEGITKETVDCMAQCPGPALISRPARILRLWDDLGSAKDEGQDGQDGSYLECYLKEHKGSSIEDAQAHVFHLISDSWKQLNQEILSWNSFLLSLTRVSLNTARMVSVMYAYDDSQRLPALEEYIKSLLHESIPS, encoded by the exons ATGGCCTTCTCTGGTTCCatttcattcccttccaccacGATCTGCACACAAAATGCAATTCCAAAAGATAAGTTCACCACCCAAGTTGCTGTCAGAACAAATCTTtccactactactactacttctcATCCTCGCATGTCTGTTGCCTGCAAATACAATGAAGCAGCCACCATCCAATCCCTCAACCTCTTCTCTGAACCCTCTCCCGACTCTATG GATGAGCTTCAGATCAAGCACGTAGAGAAGTGCATGGAAGCTAGGTCTACTTTGAATAAACTCCAAGACCCATTAGAGCGTATGATCATGATTGACGCTCTACAACGCCTGGGCATCCATTATCACTTTGAACAAGATATCAAAACACTCCTACCCAACAATCATGGAAGCCTTAGTTCGCCCACTTACCCTTTTGGCGATCATAATCTGCATAACACTGCACTTCACTTTCGATTGTTGAGACAAGCTGGGTATTGGGTTCCTACAG ATGTGTTTAGCAGCTTCAAGGATAAGAAGGGAAACTTCAAAGTAGAACTAAGAGAAGACATAAGAGGAATGATGAGCTTATATGAAGCTTCACACCTCGGATTAAAGGGAGAAGAGATTCTCGATGAAGCACATGACTATGCTCGCATGTACCTTCTTGGTTCCCTGGTGAACCTCCCATCAAACTTAGCTAGAGCTGTAAAGGATACCCTAGAGAATCCCTATCACATGAGCTTAGCTAGATTCCAGAGCAAACGCTATCTCTGTAGTTTCCATGGCACATACGGCTGGATGGGTCTCTTACAACAACTTTGGAAGATAGATTTTAATTTAGTCCAATCCATACATCGACATGAACTCCTTCAGATTTTTAA GTGGTGGAGAAAACTGGGTCTATCACAGGAGCTAAATTTCGCTAGAAACCAACCATTAAAATGTTACATGTGGCCCATGATGGTCCTCCCAGATCCAAAGTTCTCAGAGCTTAGAATTAAGATGACCAAAATCATCTCACGTGTCTACTTGATAGATGACATTTTTGATGTTCAAGGGACATTGGATGAACTTGTTCTCTTCACCAAGGCCATCAACAGGTGGGC TGCCATCGAGGGACTACCAAACTACATGAAAATGAGTTTCAAGGTTCTAAATGAAATCACCAATGAAATTACTGATAAAGTCCTCAGAGAACATGGGTGGAGTCCTGTAAACTCACTAAGGAATGCG TGGGGGAGCCTCTGCGATGCGTTTCTGGTGGAAGCAAAATGGTTTGCTTCAAAGCAGCAGGTGCCCAAGGCGAAAGACTACCTGGAGAATGGGGTGGTGAGCTCAGGAGTGCATGTGGCATTACTTCATGGGTTCTTTCTCTTGGGTGAAGGTATAACTAAGGAGACTGTAGATTGTATGGCACAGTGTCCAGGCCCAGCTCTCATATCTCGCCCAGCCAGAATCCTTCGTCTATGGGATGACTTGGGGAGTGCAAAG GATGAGGGGCAAGATGGACAAGATGGGTCATACTTGGAGTGCTACTTGAAGGAACACAAGGGTTCTTCAATTGAGGATGCACAAGCACATGTTTTCCATTTGATTTCAGATTCATGGAAGCAACTCAACCAGGAAATCCTATCATGGAACTCTTTCTTACTCTCACTTACCAGGGTCTCGCTTAATACTGCAAGAATGGTCAGTGTGATGTATGCTTATGATGACAGTCAACGTCTTCCAGCTCTTGAAGAGTATATCAAGTCATTGCTCCATGAGAGTATTCCTTCGTAG